TTTGCATTTTTTATCGAGTGCAATTACCTATGATCCTTTGGTTTCTAAAGTAGATTCACTAACAGCTTCTAAAGTTGTTATTTTAGATAGCTTAATCAGCAATATAGATAGGACTGCAAAAAACACCAATCTTTTAAATTGGAATAATGAACTTTGGATTATTGATAACGGAGCTAGCTTCTATTTTCATCATAATTGGGCAACTTGGGAAAATCATTTAACAAGAACCTTTCCTTTAATTAAAGACCATGTGCTTTTACCTAAAGCAACACATTTACAAGAAGCATCATCAGCAATTAAAAAAGTGATAAATGCAACTGTTATAGATGAGATAATTGCTAATATTCCTGAAGATTGGTTGTTAAATGAAGGAGAAGTTTTATCGCCAAAAGAAATAAGATCAGCATACACTCAGTTTTTGAATGCAAAACTCTTAATGATTGATGAATTAGTTAAAGAAGCAGAAGATGCAAGATAAAGTTACCTTTGAATATGCCATTATTAGATTGGTGCCAAAAGTAGAACGCGAAGAAT
The nucleotide sequence above comes from Polaribacter butkevichii. Encoded proteins:
- a CDS encoding HipA family kinase → MNKIDIRTVNVVQYLQPLREGGSLPAIVKADDGFLYVLKFRGAGQGKKALISEFIGGELARAMGLHVPELVFMNLDDSFSKTEPDEEIQDLLKFSVGLNLGLHFLSSAITYDPLVSKVDSLTASKVVILDSLISNIDRTAKNTNLLNWNNELWIIDNGASFYFHHNWATWENHLTRTFPLIKDHVLLPKATHLQEASSAIKKVINATVIDEIIANIPEDWLLNEGEVLSPKEIRSAYTQFLNAKLLMIDELVKEAEDAR